The following nucleotide sequence is from Ornithodoros turicata isolate Travis chromosome 2, ASM3712646v1, whole genome shotgun sequence.
ggctaggagcgtgctatgtggtgaagttcatttttaagagtgtagtgcacCGAACTACCGAACCGAAAATTCGTAGCGAATAAGTCTATATAGAGATGCCTCATCCGATGACGTAACCGTAATTTCCCCTGAAGGCAACGTCATTTATTACAGCGTTGGCACGAGCCACTTACGAGCACACCTGCGTGCTCTTATTTGTGACGAGTGCGCTCTACATCTAAGTCTCCAAGACTTCGAACCTGTTTCTCCTTAACATTGTCCTTCAGAGCCAATCCACGCGTTTCCGGCAATTTAGCCGAAAGCACGCCGCTGAGAAAATCTAAAGTTCCGGTGATCACAAGGGGAACGCTGGCATGCGTCAGAAGCCCAACCTGTGCCAGTGCTGGACCCATGAGGGCCCCCACCCTGCCAAAGAGGTACGCCGATGACACTGCGGCACTTCTCAGCTCTGTGGGATACAGTTCCATagtgaatatatatataacgacGATCAATACTGGTAACACTGCATCTTCCATAACTATCAGCACATCTCTCAAGATATCCCCGAGGTTCAAGGCGCGTGCTAACACTTGGAGGAGCAGGAGCGCACTGATGGCAATTAATGACATCATGACAAGAATCCGGCGACCCAGCCTTTCCATGAGAAGGTATGCCACCGCGATAGCCGGGCACTGACCAATAGTTCCCACCATCCTGGCAACGCTTGACGCAGTAACCTTAATGGTCAGCCTGAATTGATTGTAAGTAAGGATAAATGACGTCCAGCAGGTACAGATAATAATTGTTCGCTCCTTCAGCGTGTCCGAACGAATTAAACTCAACAAGGTCGCACTAACCATCTTTGTGGAAGAGTCTACCTCCCGGCGTAACCGTTTCTTCAGCACTTGCAGTCGCTTCGCCGCTTCCGGCAGAGAGAGACCGTTCACCTTCGCCGCCCACATAATGACGCATTCGGCGGCTTGCACGTCGGACATGGCCAGGAGCCAACGGGGCGATTCCTCGAGCATAACGAACGAGCAAATAAGACAGCAAGTGGGTGCCATGACGATGACCTGAGCGAGTGTACTGCCCAGGTGAAGTTCTCTCAGCCCATGAACGAAAGCCAATGCAAGGGCATGACCCAGCTGTACGAGGGTGCACTGAAAGCAACGTAGCTCCGGGGTGGCAACCTCGAATACGAGAATAAACGTCATGATGCGCACAACAGCCACCGATGCTGACACAAAGAAGCGAAACAATACGAAGGTAAAGAAGGTTCTTGTGAAGCAGGCTGCGAGACCAGAGGCGATCAGTACGATGACGGCAACAGAGATGGTGGGCTTTCGTCCAATATTATCCGATAGCATCCCGGCGATAGGCACACCGACCGTTGCTCCGCTCATGAAGATCGTCGACTCGAGATACACGAGACGCTTCCTTCCACATACAAGGTCCCAGCGGGTAACGATCGTCTCACTGTACGTGCTCCGGTCATACTCCCACGCGCTGCAATCGAGGATGGTTCTGTTGGCGGGAGAATCTGTATTGTCATACTGTGTGCAGTGGCTGTAGCGACCTCCCTCGTAAGGGATGCTCATGTTCTTCCACTCATCAGCGCTGACGTTGCTGTACTGAATCGGAGGCTTGCACCAGTGGTCTACATATGGTGCAATCAGTGTGATGGAAAGCGCATGACAGAGAAATACGAAAGCTGCCAGCTGAGCGCAGAAGATGCTCATCCTTTGGAAGCAACCGTTGCCGTAGACGCTCGACGGGTCTGTCGGATAGGAGGTCCGGTCTCTCGCATCAGAGTCTTTTCTGCTGCGTACAGTATCGTCAGTACCGGTTGTCGTTAATGCTCCATGCGACGAAGAACTTCTACGAATCTTGGGCATCCTCAATGGTCCGAAGCTGTACGAAGGGTATTGCGCGTGTGCTGgctattcttcttcttcttcttctaccaatgagagaatggccgtgagccactaagggagattggccaggacaaaaggggcgtgagatgtttgtttatgtctgtgcagtaatgatgggggctaaggccaagtcggatccaagtatcttatgacatatatgacaTGTGATGACTAATGCAGGAGCTATGCTATTCTTGCTATTCtgctattcttcttcttctcggcACGGTGGCGCGCGTAAGATCGgcctccttcttcttcctcttcctcctctctcacgcgGTGGCCGTGACTTACGAAGTGAGATTTGTCAGGGCTATATGGAACACGTAGAATAAATATATTCTCATGGGCAACTATACAGACAGGAGAAGTAGCCGAAGCGAACTATGTGTATAACTATATCTGCTGATACGTGTGAACTGATTTCGGGGAAATTAACTATGTAAACTTAATGTATCACTATTACAGCAACTGCGAGGGGGTGCAGAAAAGTTCTCGAGCTGACAAGAAAGAATAGCACCTAGAGTCATAGATCTTTATTACGATTC
It contains:
- the LOC135384146 gene encoding solute carrier family 22 member 12-like, translated to MPKIRRSSSSHGALTTTGTDDTVRSRKDSDARDRTSYPTDPSSVYGNGCFQRMSIFCAQLAAFVFLCHALSITLIAPYVDHWCKPPIQYSNVSADEWKNMSIPYEGGRYSHCTQYDNTDSPANRTILDCSAWEYDRSTYSETIVTRWDLVCGRKRLVYLESTIFMSGATVGVPIAGMLSDNIGRKPTISVAVIVLIASGLAACFTRTFFTFVLFRFFVSASVAVVRIMTFILVFEVATPELRCFQCTLVQLGHALALAFVHGLRELHLGSTLAQVIVMAPTCCLICSFVMLEESPRWLLAMSDVQAAECVIMWAAKVNGLSLPEAAKRLQVLKKRLRREVDSSTKMVSATLLSLIRSDTLKERTIIICTCWTSFILTYNQFRLTIKVTASSVARMVGTIGQCPAIAVAYLLMERLGRRILVMMSLIAISALLLLQVLARALNLGDILRDVLIVMEDAVLPVLIVVIYIFTMELYPTELRSAAVSSAYLFGRVGALMGPALAQVGLLTHASVPLVITGTLDFLSGVLSAKLPETRGLALKDNVKEKQVRSLGDLDVERTRHK